A window of Phragmites australis chromosome 15, lpPhrAust1.1, whole genome shotgun sequence genomic DNA:
cttcaaccagcagtgatgccttgggtatcactgccggccaaatccttcagccggtattgcccactgctggctccaaaactggCATGGAAGGAGATTTTGGAGTTGGTAGTGAAGGAGGTTTCTGCAGTACTGAGTGATTAACTTTATcaactgccggttcataagctatgATAATAATTCTTCCCACACGGTTTATAAACCGTCAGTGATATCACATCACTATCCTCACATTAGAAACTTATAGTAACAGATCGGTATATAAGCTCATTCATGTAATAGTGATAACTAACATTAATCCTTCTAGTGGCTCAGCTTGCATGTTTAATCCAACAAGTTCTTGTACGCGCAGAGAGAGTTGTTGCACTAAGTCACTCGCCGACAAGTGATGCATATATAATACAGGATCAAAACCACACGGTTCAACATTTAGATGGCACGCAATACAACTTGCTCGGCATACACGAGTACCTGACGAGAGTTACGCATGCATATGCTTGCAGTCCAAACCACAAATATGTAACACCCACACGTAGTACATGACAAAGAACACGAAGGTACGTGACAAGATCTGATGACCCCAAGCCATATAAAATACCAGATCGATCGGTGGATGGCCGGACGGagagatgcatgcatggatctaGCAGTTGGCGGGCGTGGCGAGGCCGCACTTGGCTGGCAGCTCCATGGCGCGCTTGGGGTCGATGTTGTAGACGCTCATCCACGGCGAGTTCTTGTAGGAGCACAGGCAGTTGAGGTCCGCGCCCGCCAGCGCCGCGCAGCACGAGTCGGACGGCCTCGGCGCCGGGTCCGTCGTCTTGGCCGCCGCCGGCTGGCACGACATGAACTGCTCGTTGCTCATGTTGCACACCGCTTCCGTAGGCGCAGCCGCGAGCGCCAAGGCGACGAGCAGGAGGGCAACCAGCGCCAGCGCCTTGGCCATGTCGTCGTGGCAACTAGCGGTCTGGACTGGAATGATTGATGTGGCTGGATGGCCGTTTGTGATGGCTCCGTGCCCAGTATTTATAGCGCAGGGGTGGGGCATTAGCCTGCGGTGCATGCAAGTTTGTGGTTTTGAGGAGCGGCCCTTGGGTTTCGGTTGTGAACATATTATATTGGGACTGATGCTCTGTTTAGCGACAAAGTTATGGGTGGTCTATGCATGTTTAATTTTTGTTCCCTGGCAGTTTGGCCAAGCCAGAATTAGCATTTCATGTCTGACGATCGATAGTATAAATTACCATATATTAGTATTCTATACGTAACTAGCTCTCCTAATATTTTCATATATTCTCAGAGCAT
This region includes:
- the LOC133891971 gene encoding putative lipid-transfer protein DIR1 — encoded protein: MAKALALVALLLVALALAAAPTEAVCNMSNEQFMSCQPAAAKTTDPAPRPSDSCCAALAGADLNCLCSYKNSPWMSVYNIDPKRAMELPAKCGLATPANC